The Bombus terrestris chromosome 4, iyBomTerr1.2, whole genome shotgun sequence genome has a window encoding:
- the LOC100642800 gene encoding uncharacterized protein F58A4.6, producing MDSSIKLIVHKGGTIFDSIIVTPYSVIKYEQKVRETKSTCQINVDINKVSESNEIQVNRICLNKKGLNAYVVSAYIIALANSQTYRKAALKKLLQYLIYRLSNRVNLGMILIRLKMPRKQFLDYKWNERMMQMTMERREIDHAMSWLSTLGGAFSALGEEFQQCAQMAGKISMKQFELALRLRDPFLIARCKLYTALSLIQQGQLKKPKRMIRCIYKFSISWNDIRLQNMCQGVWAKLQYCYKIQKERHRTV from the exons ATGGATAGTTCTATAAAATTGATTGTACATAAAGGTGGCACAATTTTCGATAGCATTATTGTTACACCTTATTCTGTAATTAAATATGAGCAGAAAGTAAGAGAAACTAAAAGTACATGTCAGATAAATGTTGACATAAATAAAGTCAGTGAAAGTAATGAGATACAAGTAAACAGAATTTGCCTAAACAAGAAAGGACTTAATGCCTATGTTGTATCAGCATATATTATAGCATTAGCAAATTCACAAACATATCGAAAAGCTGcacttaaaaaattattacaatatttaatatacagatTGTCAAACAGAGTGAATTTAGGAATGATTTTAATAAGATTGAAAATGCCAAGGAAACAATTTTTAGATTACAAATG GAATGAGAGAATGATGCAAATGACaatggaaagaagagaaattgatcatGCTATGTCTTGGTTGTCTACTTTGGGTGGAGCATTTTCTGCTTTAGGAGAAGAATTTCAACAATGT GCACAGATGGCTGGAAAAATTTCCATGAAGCAATTTGAACTAGCACTTCGTCTCAGAGATCCCTTTTTAATTGCTCGTTGTAAACTATATACTGCCTTAAGCTTAATTCAACAAGGCCAATTAAAAAAACCAAAAAGAATGATAAGgtgtatttacaaattttctataagtTGGAATGATATTCGTTTGCAAAATATGTGTCAAGGTGTATGGGCAAAACTTcaatattgttataaaatacaaaaagaacGGCATAGAACTGTTTAA
- the LOC100642561 gene encoding bleomycin hydrolase isoform X1, producing the protein MVALAGLLTTEVLDQLRAKFYEDNRNTLAQNVCTRTNPLEACISRKVLQETQHVFSHKIAMEGKPITNQKNSGRCWIFSTLNVMRSAFMKQYNLDEFEFSQAYLFFWDKIERCNYFLHNIVKTAKRNEPVEGRLVSFLLHDPICDGGQWDMVVNLINRHGLVPKICFPESYNCESSSRMNTLLKSKLREYSKVLRDLISNGATDEQLEAQILEQMVVIYRIIGICLGIPSKTITWEYYDKSKNYNCIGPITPVEFYEKYVKPYYNVDDKVCLVTDPRPSNPYGKLYTIDCLGNVLGGRPTLYNNQPPELLMKLCAESIKQNEPVWFGCDVNKRLIAKQGIQDLRAYDFELMFGTDIQVNLTKADRLLYGDSMMVHAMTLTAVSIDNEGKIKQFRVENSWGDDQGQKGYLLLTADWFSEFVFEAVIDKKLVPADVLDVFKQEPITLPAWDPMGTLAH; encoded by the exons ATGGTTGCCT tagCAGGTCTTTTGACGACAGAAGTTCTGGATCAATTACGTGCAAAATTCTATGAAGATAATCGCAACACTTTGGCACAAAATGTGTGTACAAGAACCAATCCCTTGGAAGCTTGCATTTCGCGAAAGGTTTTGCAAGAAACGCAGCATGTGTTTAGTCACAAGATTGCAATGGAAGGAAAACCTATAACTAATCAAAAAAATTCTGGCAGATGTTGGATATTTTCCACTTTAAATGTTATGAGGAGTGCCTTTATGAAGCAATATAATTTGGATGAGTTTGAATTCAGCCAAGCTTATTTGTTCTTCTGGGATAAg aTCGaaaggtgcaattatttcttacATAATATTGTAAAAACTGCTAAACGAAATGAACCTGTCGAAGGTCGATTAGTGTCATTCTTATTACATGATCCTATTTGTGATGGCGGACAATGGGATATGGTCGTTAATCTTATAAATAGACACGGTCTTGTTCCTAAAATTTGTTTCCCAGAATCATACAATTGCGAATCTAGTTCGCGcatgaatactcttttgaaaagTAAACTTAGAGAATATTCCAAAGTTTTAAGAGATTTAATATCTAATGGAGCAACAGACGAACAATTAGAAGCTCAGATTCTAGAACAAATGGTTGTAATCTATCGAATAATTGGTATTTGTTTAGGCATACCTTCAAAAACAATCACCTGGGAATATTATGACAAGTCGaagaattataattgtattggACCTATTACACCAGTAGAATTTTATGAGAAATATGTGAAACCCTACTACAATGTAGATGATAAAGTATGTTTAGTAACAGATCCTAGGCCATCTAATCCATATGGAAAGCTTTATACCATAGACTGTTTAGGAAATGTTTTGGGAGGAAGACCTACACTCTATAATAATCAACCACctgaattattaatgaaattatgcGCAGAAAGTATAAAACAAAATGAACCTGTATGGTTTGGATGCGATGTGAACAAACGATTAATAGCTAAACAAGGAATACAGGATTTGAGAGCATATGACTTTGAATTAATGTTTGGAACTGATATCCAAGTTAATCTTACAAAAGCTGACAGATTACTTTATGGAGATTCTATGATGGTTCATGCAATGACACTTACAGCTGTTTCAATCGAT AATGAAGGTAAAATTAAACAGTTCCGAGTAGAGAATTCTTGGGGAGATGATCAAGGACAAAAAGGATATCTATTACTAACAGCCGACTGGTTTTCCGAATTTGTTTTTGAAGCAGTTATTGATAAAAAATTGGTACCTGCAGATGTTTTAGATGTATTTAAACAAGAACCCATTACCTTACCTGCATGGGATCCTATGGGTACACTTGCTCACTGA
- the LOC100642561 gene encoding bleomycin hydrolase isoform X2 has translation MVASGLLTTEVLDQLRAKFYEDNRNTLAQNVCTRTNPLEACISRKVLQETQHVFSHKIAMEGKPITNQKNSGRCWIFSTLNVMRSAFMKQYNLDEFEFSQAYLFFWDKIERCNYFLHNIVKTAKRNEPVEGRLVSFLLHDPICDGGQWDMVVNLINRHGLVPKICFPESYNCESSSRMNTLLKSKLREYSKVLRDLISNGATDEQLEAQILEQMVVIYRIIGICLGIPSKTITWEYYDKSKNYNCIGPITPVEFYEKYVKPYYNVDDKVCLVTDPRPSNPYGKLYTIDCLGNVLGGRPTLYNNQPPELLMKLCAESIKQNEPVWFGCDVNKRLIAKQGIQDLRAYDFELMFGTDIQVNLTKADRLLYGDSMMVHAMTLTAVSIDNEGKIKQFRVENSWGDDQGQKGYLLLTADWFSEFVFEAVIDKKLVPADVLDVFKQEPITLPAWDPMGTLAH, from the exons ATGGTTGCCT CAGGTCTTTTGACGACAGAAGTTCTGGATCAATTACGTGCAAAATTCTATGAAGATAATCGCAACACTTTGGCACAAAATGTGTGTACAAGAACCAATCCCTTGGAAGCTTGCATTTCGCGAAAGGTTTTGCAAGAAACGCAGCATGTGTTTAGTCACAAGATTGCAATGGAAGGAAAACCTATAACTAATCAAAAAAATTCTGGCAGATGTTGGATATTTTCCACTTTAAATGTTATGAGGAGTGCCTTTATGAAGCAATATAATTTGGATGAGTTTGAATTCAGCCAAGCTTATTTGTTCTTCTGGGATAAg aTCGaaaggtgcaattatttcttacATAATATTGTAAAAACTGCTAAACGAAATGAACCTGTCGAAGGTCGATTAGTGTCATTCTTATTACATGATCCTATTTGTGATGGCGGACAATGGGATATGGTCGTTAATCTTATAAATAGACACGGTCTTGTTCCTAAAATTTGTTTCCCAGAATCATACAATTGCGAATCTAGTTCGCGcatgaatactcttttgaaaagTAAACTTAGAGAATATTCCAAAGTTTTAAGAGATTTAATATCTAATGGAGCAACAGACGAACAATTAGAAGCTCAGATTCTAGAACAAATGGTTGTAATCTATCGAATAATTGGTATTTGTTTAGGCATACCTTCAAAAACAATCACCTGGGAATATTATGACAAGTCGaagaattataattgtattggACCTATTACACCAGTAGAATTTTATGAGAAATATGTGAAACCCTACTACAATGTAGATGATAAAGTATGTTTAGTAACAGATCCTAGGCCATCTAATCCATATGGAAAGCTTTATACCATAGACTGTTTAGGAAATGTTTTGGGAGGAAGACCTACACTCTATAATAATCAACCACctgaattattaatgaaattatgcGCAGAAAGTATAAAACAAAATGAACCTGTATGGTTTGGATGCGATGTGAACAAACGATTAATAGCTAAACAAGGAATACAGGATTTGAGAGCATATGACTTTGAATTAATGTTTGGAACTGATATCCAAGTTAATCTTACAAAAGCTGACAGATTACTTTATGGAGATTCTATGATGGTTCATGCAATGACACTTACAGCTGTTTCAATCGAT AATGAAGGTAAAATTAAACAGTTCCGAGTAGAGAATTCTTGGGGAGATGATCAAGGACAAAAAGGATATCTATTACTAACAGCCGACTGGTTTTCCGAATTTGTTTTTGAAGCAGTTATTGATAAAAAATTGGTACCTGCAGATGTTTTAGATGTATTTAAACAAGAACCCATTACCTTACCTGCATGGGATCCTATGGGTACACTTGCTCACTGA
- the LOC100642561 gene encoding bleomycin hydrolase isoform X3 yields the protein MEGKPITNQKNSGRCWIFSTLNVMRSAFMKQYNLDEFEFSQAYLFFWDKIERCNYFLHNIVKTAKRNEPVEGRLVSFLLHDPICDGGQWDMVVNLINRHGLVPKICFPESYNCESSSRMNTLLKSKLREYSKVLRDLISNGATDEQLEAQILEQMVVIYRIIGICLGIPSKTITWEYYDKSKNYNCIGPITPVEFYEKYVKPYYNVDDKVCLVTDPRPSNPYGKLYTIDCLGNVLGGRPTLYNNQPPELLMKLCAESIKQNEPVWFGCDVNKRLIAKQGIQDLRAYDFELMFGTDIQVNLTKADRLLYGDSMMVHAMTLTAVSIDNEGKIKQFRVENSWGDDQGQKGYLLLTADWFSEFVFEAVIDKKLVPADVLDVFKQEPITLPAWDPMGTLAH from the exons ATGGAAGGAAAACCTATAACTAATCAAAAAAATTCTGGCAGATGTTGGATATTTTCCACTTTAAATGTTATGAGGAGTGCCTTTATGAAGCAATATAATTTGGATGAGTTTGAATTCAGCCAAGCTTATTTGTTCTTCTGGGATAAg aTCGaaaggtgcaattatttcttacATAATATTGTAAAAACTGCTAAACGAAATGAACCTGTCGAAGGTCGATTAGTGTCATTCTTATTACATGATCCTATTTGTGATGGCGGACAATGGGATATGGTCGTTAATCTTATAAATAGACACGGTCTTGTTCCTAAAATTTGTTTCCCAGAATCATACAATTGCGAATCTAGTTCGCGcatgaatactcttttgaaaagTAAACTTAGAGAATATTCCAAAGTTTTAAGAGATTTAATATCTAATGGAGCAACAGACGAACAATTAGAAGCTCAGATTCTAGAACAAATGGTTGTAATCTATCGAATAATTGGTATTTGTTTAGGCATACCTTCAAAAACAATCACCTGGGAATATTATGACAAGTCGaagaattataattgtattggACCTATTACACCAGTAGAATTTTATGAGAAATATGTGAAACCCTACTACAATGTAGATGATAAAGTATGTTTAGTAACAGATCCTAGGCCATCTAATCCATATGGAAAGCTTTATACCATAGACTGTTTAGGAAATGTTTTGGGAGGAAGACCTACACTCTATAATAATCAACCACctgaattattaatgaaattatgcGCAGAAAGTATAAAACAAAATGAACCTGTATGGTTTGGATGCGATGTGAACAAACGATTAATAGCTAAACAAGGAATACAGGATTTGAGAGCATATGACTTTGAATTAATGTTTGGAACTGATATCCAAGTTAATCTTACAAAAGCTGACAGATTACTTTATGGAGATTCTATGATGGTTCATGCAATGACACTTACAGCTGTTTCAATCGAT AATGAAGGTAAAATTAAACAGTTCCGAGTAGAGAATTCTTGGGGAGATGATCAAGGACAAAAAGGATATCTATTACTAACAGCCGACTGGTTTTCCGAATTTGTTTTTGAAGCAGTTATTGATAAAAAATTGGTACCTGCAGATGTTTTAGATGTATTTAAACAAGAACCCATTACCTTACCTGCATGGGATCCTATGGGTACACTTGCTCACTGA
- the LOC100642920 gene encoding polymerase delta-interacting protein 2: MELARNLVTCKLKCYLLKAPKKYYLHHVRHIRLAEVGKLETPKLQGKYETGQLILHRVFGYRGVILFPWTARVYDRDIPNKREGNTNDHYNSVGKEVKGRTHTFYQVLIDQRDYPFIRAQTEAVTFLSNHESSHSLYTVPGLDYVAHEDVLPYTTNEKTALQHELFDKFLAYNPNQDPCFVAQETLRAWQKKNHPWLELSDVHKETTENVRVTVIPFYMGYRGNQATAAHWWRYCIRLENLGDMSVQLRERHWRIFSLSGTLETVRGRGVVGQEPVLSKILPAFQYSSHVSLQAASGHMWGTFRMEREDGYAFDCRIPPFSLESKIEKPPTDMNINS; this comes from the exons ATGGAACTTGCTCGAAATCTTGTTACTTGCAAATTAAAATGCTATCTTCTCAAAGCgccgaaaaaatattatttgcatcATGTAAGACACATCAG ATTGGCAGAAGTGGGAAAATTAGAAACACCAAAATTACAAGGAAAGTATGAAACTGGTCAATTAATTCTACATAGAGTATTTGGTTACCGAGGTGTAATATTATTTCCTTGGACAGCAAGAGTTTATGACAGAGATATTCCAAATAAAAGAGAAGG AAATACAAATGATCACTATAATAGTGTGGGAAAAGAAGTAAAAGGTAGAACTCATACCTTTTATCAGGTACTAATTGACCAAAGAGATTATCCTTTTATA CGTGCTCAGACAGAAGCTGTAACATTTTTGAGTAATCATGAAAGTAGTCATAGCTTGTATACAGTCCCAGGATTGGATTATGTTGCTCATGAAGATGTTTTGCCTTATACTACAAATGAGAAAACTGCATTGCAACATGAACTATTTGACAAGTTCCTAGCATATAATCCAAATCAGGATCCATGTTTTGTTGCACAAGAAACCCTAAGAGCATGGCAGAAAAAGAATCATCCATGGTTGGAGTTATCAGATGTACATAAAGAAACTACTGAAAATGTTCGTGTTACTGTAATTCCGTTTTATATGGGTTATAGAGGAAATCAAGCTACAGCTGCACACTGG tggCGCTACTGCATTCGATTGGAAAATTTGGGTGATATGAGTGTGCAATTACGTGAAAGACACTGGAGAATATTTAGTCTTTCTGGCACATTGGAAACTGTACGAGGACGAGGTGTTGTTGGTCAGGAACCTGTCTTATCAAAAATTTTACCTGCTTTTCAATATAGTAGTCATGTTAGTTTGCAAGCTGCAAGTGGTCATATGtg gGGTACATTCAGAATGGAAAGGGAAGATGGATATGCGTTTGATTGTAGGATTCCACCATTTTCTTTGGAATCTAAAATAGAGAAACCACCTACAGATATGAATATCAATTCTTGA
- the LOC110119219 gene encoding required for meiotic nuclear division protein 1 homolog isoform X3 has translation MNYTIQKFIILTCRNNINFNITRKINTVCTSYYHALTTRVFMTKFSLQLHHNNLLYTTKAQFQKDKSNLKLLTNKDPNNYSSVQMKKRTKKRTAVSTNDEMNTAYNVKALATSEEYNLEALVQGLIEQNLYVPSSIQTSTNSLPDVIHAVAKYEVNHEQREAFFFREGTIVMWNISELECENILEFLKKYEQNRYMECIVKSESEVMCYSYADHGKKNHIKDGNIILALNATNLDKYTFSNAMAQSVKLGIWEASLDHYIDSIAFVTEDLKSGRSLKMTQHEVLKKQGELFALRHSINLSSDLLDTPDFYWERDDLERLYQETCSYFNIAKRTRVINEKLNHCVELVGILAMRLSDRHHIRLEWMIIILIMVEVVFEILHYINRYFS, from the exons atgaattacacgatacagaaatttattatattaacgtGCAGGAAcaacattaattttaatattactagaAAAATAAATACTGTTTGTACATCATACTACCATGCGTTAACAACACGTGTATTTATGACAAAATTCAGCTTACAATTACATCATAATAActtgttatatactactaaagCTCAGTTTCAAAAAGAtaaatctaatttgaaattacTCACGAATAAAGATCCAAATAATTATTCTTCTGTTCAAATGAAAAAAAGGACTAAGAAAAGGACAGCTGTTTCTACCAATGATGAAATGAATACT GCATATAATGTAAAAGCATTGGCTACTTCAGAAGAATATAATTTGGAAGCTTTAGTGCAAGGTCTTATTGAACAAAACCTATATGTGCCTAGCAGTATACAAACATCAACTAACT CTTTACCAGATGTTATACATGCTGTGGCAAAGTATGAAGTCAACCATGAACAAAGAGAAGCTTTCTTTTTCCGAGAAGGCACTATAGTGATGTGGAATATTTCTGAACTCGAATGTGAaaatatattagaatttttaaaaaaatacgaACAAAATCGTTATATGGAATGTATTGTAAAATCTGAAAGTGAAGTAATGTGTTACAGTTACGCGGATCATGG aaaaaaGAATCATATAAAGGATGGTAACATTATCTTAGCTTTAAACGCAACAAATTTAGATAAATACACATTCTCAAATGCAATGGCACAATCGGTCAAGTTAGGTATATGGGAAGCATCTTTAGACCATTATATAGATTCCATAGCATTTGTTACTGAAGATTTAAAGTCTGGTAGAAGCCTTAAAATGACTCAACATGAAGTATTAAAAAAACAAGGGGAATTATTTGCTTTGCGACATTCAATTAATTTAAGCTCAGATTTATTAGACACTCCAGATTTCTATTGGGAAAGGGATGATTTAGAACGTCTTTACCAAGAAACTTGCTCGTATTTTAACATTGCAAAACGCACAAGA gtTATAAACGAAAAATTAAATCATTGTGTTGAACTTGTGGGAATTTTAGCAATGCGTTTAAGCGATCGCCATCATATTCGTTTAGAGTGGATGATCATTATTCTTATCATGGTCGAAgttgtttttgaaatattacattacatcaatagatatttttcatag
- the LOC110119219 gene encoding glutathione synthetase isoform X1: MQQGITMDTELSLPSSKQELEELIEKAKDWALMHGMCMRSKQNFNENILQFAPFILMPSPFPRKEFEDACSIQIILNILIHRVAQDYSFLKATLEETIKVDNFTKKLFEICKIINKEGGSAQKISLGILRSDLMLDTSCPQEDTIKKCIPYCCWKQVEINTIASGFGWLGPASTELHKFVLRELGYYKEIKNLPENNALEIICSSMIKAWKIYGNDQAVILFVVEDLTYNICDQRFHEFEIKKQNPNVRVIRRNLTQLAATAKLGSNKELIVDNYIISVVYYRCGYEPGQYHTQKEWDVRLLIERSLAIKCPTIQYHLAGTKKVQQALAKPGVISKFLKNEKTCAEIKEIFTELYALDFDEHGDAAIEMGITNPHCFVLKPQREGGCNNKYGLDIKYFLESVKNKQDRVAWILMDKIHPPIHKSHMIRPENNISTESQELVSELGIFGVIIADENNVYLNKQSGHMLRTKLATANEGGVASGLGACDSPFLID, translated from the exons ATGCAACAAG GAATAACTATGGACACAGAACTTAGTTTACCTTCTTCTAAACAAGAGCTTGAAGAATTGATAGAAAAAGCAAAGGATTGGGCACTTATGCATGGAATGTGTATGAGatcgaaacaaaattttaatgaaaatatcctACAATTTGCACCGTTTATTCTGATGCCATCTCCATTTCCTAGAAAAGAGTTCGAGGACGCTTGTtcaattcaaataatattaaatatacttatacATAGAGTTGCTCAGGATTACAGTTTCTTAAAAGCAACTTTAGAAGAAACAATTAAAGTTGACAATTTTACCAAAAAGTTATTTGAAATctgtaaaattataaacaaaGAAGGAGGATCAGCACAAAAAATATCTCTTGGTATATTGCGTTCAGACTTAATGTTGGATACATCTTGTCCACAAGAAGATACAATTAAGAAATGTATACCATATTGCTGTTGGAAACAagttgaaataaatacaattgCATCTGGCTTTGGTTGGTTAGGACCTGCTTCAACTGAATTACACAAATTTGTATTAAGAGAGCTTGgatattataaagaaataaaaaatcttcCAGAAAATAATGCATTGGAAATAATATGTTCAAGTATGATTAAAGCATGGAAGATATATGGAAATGATCA aGCAGTAATTTTATTTGTTGTTGAAGatcttacatataatatatgtgaTCAACGCTTTcatgaatttgaaattaaaaaacagaATCCAAATGTTAGAGTCATTCGTAGAAATTTAACACAATTGGCAGCTACTGCCAAATTGGGTTCTAATAAAGAATTGATAGTagacaattatattatatctgtagTGTATTACCGATGTGGGTACGAACCTGGACAATATCATACACAGAAAGAATGGGATGTAAGATTATTAATAGAGAGATCATTGGCAATTAAGTGTCCTACCATACAGTATCATTTAGCAGGAACTAAAAAAGTTCAACAAGCACTTGCAAAGCCAGGTGTAAttagtaaatttttaaaaaatgaaaaaacatGTGCAGAGATCAAAGAAATATTCACTG AGCTTTATGCATTAGATTTTGATGAACATGGGGATGCCGCTATAGAAATGGGAATTACAAATCCACATTGTTTTGTACTAAAACCTCAACGAGAAGGAGGTTGCAATAACAAATATGgattagatataaaatattttttagagtCTGTAAAGAATAAGCAAGACAGAGTAGCTTGGATTCTTATGGACAAAATTCATCCTCCAATTCATAAGAGTCATATGATCAGACctgaaaataatattagtaCAGAATCCCAAGAATTAGTTTCTGAATTAGGAATATTTGGTGTTATAATAGCAGATGAAAATAATGTATATCTTAATAAGCAAAGTGGTCATATGTTACGAACAAAGTTAGCTACTGCTAATGAAGGTGGTGTTGCATCAGGATTGGGTGCATGTGACAGTCCATTTCTAATAGATTGA
- the LOC110119219 gene encoding glutathione synthetase isoform X2, with protein sequence MDTELSLPSSKQELEELIEKAKDWALMHGMCMRSKQNFNENILQFAPFILMPSPFPRKEFEDACSIQIILNILIHRVAQDYSFLKATLEETIKVDNFTKKLFEICKIINKEGGSAQKISLGILRSDLMLDTSCPQEDTIKKCIPYCCWKQVEINTIASGFGWLGPASTELHKFVLRELGYYKEIKNLPENNALEIICSSMIKAWKIYGNDQAVILFVVEDLTYNICDQRFHEFEIKKQNPNVRVIRRNLTQLAATAKLGSNKELIVDNYIISVVYYRCGYEPGQYHTQKEWDVRLLIERSLAIKCPTIQYHLAGTKKVQQALAKPGVISKFLKNEKTCAEIKEIFTELYALDFDEHGDAAIEMGITNPHCFVLKPQREGGCNNKYGLDIKYFLESVKNKQDRVAWILMDKIHPPIHKSHMIRPENNISTESQELVSELGIFGVIIADENNVYLNKQSGHMLRTKLATANEGGVASGLGACDSPFLID encoded by the exons ATGGACACAGAACTTAGTTTACCTTCTTCTAAACAAGAGCTTGAAGAATTGATAGAAAAAGCAAAGGATTGGGCACTTATGCATGGAATGTGTATGAGatcgaaacaaaattttaatgaaaatatcctACAATTTGCACCGTTTATTCTGATGCCATCTCCATTTCCTAGAAAAGAGTTCGAGGACGCTTGTtcaattcaaataatattaaatatacttatacATAGAGTTGCTCAGGATTACAGTTTCTTAAAAGCAACTTTAGAAGAAACAATTAAAGTTGACAATTTTACCAAAAAGTTATTTGAAATctgtaaaattataaacaaaGAAGGAGGATCAGCACAAAAAATATCTCTTGGTATATTGCGTTCAGACTTAATGTTGGATACATCTTGTCCACAAGAAGATACAATTAAGAAATGTATACCATATTGCTGTTGGAAACAagttgaaataaatacaattgCATCTGGCTTTGGTTGGTTAGGACCTGCTTCAACTGAATTACACAAATTTGTATTAAGAGAGCTTGgatattataaagaaataaaaaatcttcCAGAAAATAATGCATTGGAAATAATATGTTCAAGTATGATTAAAGCATGGAAGATATATGGAAATGATCA aGCAGTAATTTTATTTGTTGTTGAAGatcttacatataatatatgtgaTCAACGCTTTcatgaatttgaaattaaaaaacagaATCCAAATGTTAGAGTCATTCGTAGAAATTTAACACAATTGGCAGCTACTGCCAAATTGGGTTCTAATAAAGAATTGATAGTagacaattatattatatctgtagTGTATTACCGATGTGGGTACGAACCTGGACAATATCATACACAGAAAGAATGGGATGTAAGATTATTAATAGAGAGATCATTGGCAATTAAGTGTCCTACCATACAGTATCATTTAGCAGGAACTAAAAAAGTTCAACAAGCACTTGCAAAGCCAGGTGTAAttagtaaatttttaaaaaatgaaaaaacatGTGCAGAGATCAAAGAAATATTCACTG AGCTTTATGCATTAGATTTTGATGAACATGGGGATGCCGCTATAGAAATGGGAATTACAAATCCACATTGTTTTGTACTAAAACCTCAACGAGAAGGAGGTTGCAATAACAAATATGgattagatataaaatattttttagagtCTGTAAAGAATAAGCAAGACAGAGTAGCTTGGATTCTTATGGACAAAATTCATCCTCCAATTCATAAGAGTCATATGATCAGACctgaaaataatattagtaCAGAATCCCAAGAATTAGTTTCTGAATTAGGAATATTTGGTGTTATAATAGCAGATGAAAATAATGTATATCTTAATAAGCAAAGTGGTCATATGTTACGAACAAAGTTAGCTACTGCTAATGAAGGTGGTGTTGCATCAGGATTGGGTGCATGTGACAGTCCATTTCTAATAGATTGA